CCGCCAACATGGGTGCTCCTCCCGCTCTCGGTGCCTTGGGCCTGACTTTTACGGCCATGCGGGGCATGCAGGCCATTGctctcatcaccatcatcggcctGACGTCCAACTTCATCTCGGAAATGGTGGCGGCCAGTTACGAGGCGCCCtctgccctcgtcggcacgcTCGTCGTGGTAAGTTTTGGATCTTGCCTGACCCTAGCCCATGTGTCCCCCTGAGGGAGCGAAGGGGTAGGGGGGGCTCTGGAAACACACACAAGAGGGGAGTGGCTGACAGATGATGACGCAGtcctgcctggccgccgtctaCACGGTCATTACCTACATTCTCTACTGGGACTCGATGCTCCCGCTCCTCATCTCgaccggcgccgacgggctgtgcctcgtcgccgtcatcgtcgtggccTGCGTCGTGGGCAAGCCCGTCAGCTACCTCTCGTGCCCCGCCCTGCCGGACAAGGGCAACACCGCCAACTTCATCCACTCCCTCTTCCTCAACCTCGCGCGCAAGGACTACTTCGAGTGGGTCGACCCGGACAAGGCGTCGTGCTTCGAGATCAAGGCCGTCTGGGGCCTGAGCATCTGCCTCTGCATCCTGTACTTTGTCTCGGCCGTCACGTCGGCCTGCCTGTGGAAACGCAtcaagggcggcagcgccgcctcgcgggcCGAGCCTCCCAAGGACTTTGAATGAGGGTGCGGCCGTGGGGAGCCCGCGGGGGGGTTATCGTGGCCtgcgacggtg
This region of Purpureocillium takamizusanense chromosome 9, complete sequence genomic DNA includes:
- a CDS encoding uncharacterized protein (TransMembrane:3 (n6-16c24/25o48-71i78-103o149-172i)~EggNog:ENOG503P50M), producing the protein MGAPPALGALGLTFTAMRGMQAIALITIIGLTSNFISEMVAASYEAPSALVGTLVVSCLAAVYTVITYILYWDSMLPLLISTGADGLCLVAVIVVACVVGKPVSYLSCPALPDKGNTANFIHSLFLNLARKDYFEWVDPDKASCFEIKAVWGLSICLCILYFVSAVTSACLWKRIKGGSAASRAEPPKDFE